tgatagcactgtcgacaacaccttccatcactttgctgatgattgagaatagactgatggggtggtaattggatttgtcctgctttttgtggacaggatatacctgggcaattttccacattgtggggtggatgccagtgttgtagttgcactggaacagtttggctagaggcgcggctaattgTGGAGGACAAGACTTCAGCTcttcagccaggatgttgttggggccaatagcctttgttgtatccagtgcactcagccgtttcttgatatcacatggagtgaaccgaattggttgaagactggcttctgtgatgctggggatatcgggaggaggtcgagatggatcatctattcggcacttctggctgaagatgatttatATAGCACAGCACCACATTTTAAAGGTGCCCCAAAGTGCTacacatccaattaattactttcgtCAATGTTATGCTGGTAAATGCTGTAGCCAAATTACACAGAGCAAGATCTTTGTACGgtaaataagatgaatgaccagttaatctgttcttttttgtggggtattggttgagggataaatatcagccagggcaCCAAGATATTTCCCTGTTttgcttcaaatagtgccagaTGATTGTTAATGTCTCTTGAGCAGGCAATGGAGCTTAACATCTCATATGTAAAATGGCACCTCCAAAAATGCAGTTTAGGAATACtggaattgctagatgagaaaagaccaaagttcatctagttcaccttccacCATCCAGGTAGTTGCATAATACAACAATAATtgggttgttgactaatcacagcaatcaatcgctatcaattagtctacaacagaccaagacatgaggtgaggaaacccccaagtggtggaaagctttaggAATCGTGGGAATGAAATTGGATCGTGCCGGCCCACCGGCACAAACTGGCCGCAGGGAACGATCCGGAATGGATGGGCCAGAGGCCCAATCGAAATTGTAGCAAAGGgctggagagtggcaaatgttacatccttgttcaaagaaAGAAGGGGTAAACcaggtaactgtagaccagttagcctcatgTCAGTAATAGGTAAACTACTAGAAACCAAATTAAGGGATAACAAGAATGAATACTTCGAAAGATTATTGGCTAACTATtgggatttgtaaagggcagatcattcttgactaatttaattaaattctttgaggaaattaCCAAGTGTATAGACAAAGTGAACACAGaaaatgtgatatatttggattctcAAAAAGCTCTTGATAAAATGTTACTTACGAGACTTGTTGCAAAGATTAAGGCTCATGATATTAAGGGACCGATAACATGGCCCCAACACAGAGGTACCAGGGCCACTGCTTCTTGGGTGCTGTGTCTCTGTGGCATGGTAAACTTATTTTTTGCTATAATGtaaggtcagctcatttgcataatgTACTGAGAGCACCACAGTGTCAAGGTACCTGTCATCCAGtggcagcagctcttaaagtACTGCTGGTTGCCCCTAAAGCTGTCTCACTCCCGAACAGGAGAAGAAATAGCTCAAGCAAGTGCACAGTAGGATGACTCCATTTAATGAGGCAGCTTTGGAGATGGCACTGGAAAAGATCCTACAAAAGAAGGTAGTTCTTTTTCAGCTGAGTCACTTCCAGTGTTCAGGAGAAGACCCTGAAGATTTTGAGCATGGAAGTATTTGAGGATGTGGGAAGGAAAAGGTTGGAGGTCTTCTCCAAACTCAGGGCTAGTACCATCATttgtttttcattatttttttccttttttctaaGTTTCCTTACACTTTGTTGCTCACATTCgttgctgcactgcagcacagtacACTGGAGTGTATTCTACATAAGCTCTTTGTCAAGGGATATCCTACTGCCAGCATTCTGAAATATGTTCTTCTTCTGCTCAAGTAGGTGCGCAAGAGGAAGAGATGGCTGAGCCCAATATGCAGTTTCAACTGAACACCTCACAACACCCGGCATCACCCACTTCTACAGTggcaatcatcatcatcagagaCACAACCATTCTGAAGGGGGCAGGAGGTCAGTTACTGAGTTATCAGAGGGAGCACTTGGTGAAACATAGCATGGATGAAGAGCAGCAAGTGCAGGTGACACAGGATAAGCTATAACCTACTGGCTGAAAGACTTTCTCAAAGGCTCCTGCAGTTGCTGAGCCCAGGGATTTGAACCTGATAAGGCTGCCTACCAATGCAGTTTGGTAGCTCAGCATCAGCAGTTCATACAGTCTTTTCAGAATGTGTCAAGCAGCCAGTACAGTTCGGAGCATCCATGGAGGAGCCCACAGCTCACAGTGCAGTGCTATATGGCCACCTGACTGCATTGCAGGCTACCATGAAGAGGATGCTCTCTGCACTTGATCAAAGTCCTAAGCTCAACTATGGCTTCCTTAGTGAGTGATATGACTGGGGCCTTTTTTCATTAAAATTTGTTGTTCATATTAGATTATCTTTGCAGAGTAAAATATTCCACATACCAATTCTATGAGGCGCATGTCGTAATTGTAGAAGAATATTCTGGCCATGAGTGCCCACTGATCTTTGATGTGTCAACAGATATTTCGAACGGTCAAAGACATGGACAGTGCATTGTGCAACAGTTGAATGGTAAATGATTGACAGGGTCTCCGCATTTCGGGTAAACAGGATGTCTACGTATTCACTGATGCTGATTTTAGGATTGAAACTTGAtgaaaaggagagagaagagacatTTCCTCAAGTCGTTGCTGCGGAGCTGGTAAAATGAGAACAGCACTGGCCTTGAGTTTGATGGTGTGCCTCACGATAATTAATTTGGTAAGTTTGGCCAAGAACTAAATGCAGATTTAGCTGTTCAGTGAGTCAAAATGGCACATTTTAGTTTTCTTAAATTGCTTCTTGCacatattaaaaataaatgagaGTTCAGTATTTCGATTTCAATTTGTTTAAAACAGCAAACTCTTCATTCACACTCTCAAGATTTATTTGGTTCACTAGAACCTAGTTGGATGAAATGTTTGTAGCTCAATGTTGTATGTGTAAAACCAATGCCCTTTTCTTTGATTTCTTACAAACTCACAATTGAAAATTCAGTCAGAGACCAGTCTTGCACCTCGCGGTCCTCGGCCTGTCTTACAGCGTGAACATTACAGATCTAAACAGTGTTCAGAGAATGAATGGCCGAGTTGTACAGACGATGAGTGGGTAAGTGGTtcagttggcatctcatttttttgtgaaatgatacattgcaAAGACCTAAATTAATATAATTCTGCATTATTCAAATAGGGCCCGAAATGTCCATCTGGATGCAGAATGCAAGGATTAATAGAGACCGAGAATCAACAAAACGATGGCAGAGTACAAGAGGTTCGACAGCTGTTGGAAAACTATTCCAACATGTTTGGGAATACTCACGTTACTGTGACTGAAACTGTCAAAAGAATTAGACAGACCCTGGACGGAATGGGAAGTGAGTGGCTGCTGTTTTTATATTTCACAAAGAAGGTTTCAGCTTTTGTTTCCACAGAGAAACTTACGGAGTTTAAAATTGTTCCTATTTGGTGCTTACTGATTTTCGCCTTAAAATTGAATTACTAATTCACTTGAGTTTTCGAAATTTTGGGATTTTTGTGACAAGTGAGATTTTTCTCTTGTGTCTGCAGTTACCCGTACAGTATTGTTACGTTTCTCCCTGCACCCGCTAACATTTTGTATAGCCTAAATAAAACAAAACTACCAATAAATATTGAAAAATTCTATCAGACGACATTAGTAAGTAGGAAAGGTTCTTGCTTAGTTTTTTTGTAACTTTGACTTCCTCCCTCTCATTCAATTTTACATCTGAAAAATATAACGTTTTCTCTCATATTCTTTGgacttttaaaaaatgaagaaCTCTATTCATAGCCTGTTTCAATCACAATAATTTCTAACAGAATTCTTGTATCATTTACTACATTTATAGGGTTTGGGGACACCTACTATCAGCTGGTGGATCATCTGAACTCCAGACTTACCATCTTGCAGACCAGAATCAATGAACAAATTTACAAAATAAAACTTCTACAAAACACTATATTGGAACAATTCAAAGAAATCTCAAGACTGGAGGTAAAGACTTCATTTGCTTTTTATTCCCCTACTTTTGGGGAGGGTGTTCGAGCTCATATTTTAGATTACCTTGCTTAAATTCATAATTTCTGTGGCATATTAACAAAAACTATTTTTTTTGATGATTTTTGTTTTGCTATCCCTTAAATAGTTCACACTTCATTGTGAGGGCATGCATTTATCCTTCACATGTTCACAAAATTGTAACTGTGCACATTTATGAACATCAAATTCACTGCACTTCTGTCGAGTGCAAATCAAATTTCTATCTGTTCAGAATAGAAATAAATACACAAGGATAGTTTATGCAAACTATGCTGGAGTACAAAAAGTTAATGTGTTTGGGGAACTGCTGTTTATACCTATATTTGAGATAACCTAAGACTGAATTGTTTTTGTTAGGTACAGTAAGCTGGATTTTAGCAGATGTTTATAGGTTAGCATTTCCAGTGATGAAAATAGTGTTATAAACTTCAAAGCTATGCAATCAAAAGAAAATTACATCATATATTTGACAAGCATGCTTTGACTGAAAAGAACAAAACAAAGTTGCTTTTAACAAGGAAAACGACAATTTAATGAGAATATATTTGAAGGAAAGGTTATATGCAACAGAAATACTTTCAATTGTAAATTTGAATATGCTGCTAATCGAACAGCGTAGGTGAGAGGGAAAATTTGATTTTTGATGTTATTCTCACTATTGCTGGAGCACCATGATTCGAGTCTCGAATGACTAAACAGTACTGAGTTGGAATTGAATGTTCCAGGCTCAGAGACCTCTTTGGGATTCAGTATGGAAAAGCATGCTGATTCCTGCTGGATCATATGCAATTGTTTACTGACATGGTCCATAATTTACAATGGCTGAGTGGCAGAGTGATTCGTTTACACTTAAAACCTGCAATGTTTTCAGAGCATCTAGGGCACTGTTGGGGCGGGAGGAGGTGGAAATCATGTTGGAAGCTAGTTGGGTCTGGTCTGGTCCCCTCCATTACTTGTACACTGGGGGTAACCTCAGCCAAAAGAGGTGGGCACTTCTGGGGGGTTGATTTTCCCTCGAGCGATGTTCGGGCAGCCAGCCGGTGCCACCCGATAGTCCTGACAGGATGCACAGTCGATTTTGAGAGCTGTACCTCGTTAGCATAGGGCTGGCGAGCTGCGGACAGAAAACAAACGCCCCGGACCAGCCGCTGGCTCCGGGCTGCCACAAAACCGGCAGGCCTCTGGACATGAacaaaaaggtggggggggggggagggaggtcagtTCTCGGGGCCCATTGCGAAGCAGCCTAGGTTGCATtggtggagccagaaggagcactcctgcttctctcggacccacaaaaataaattaagactGTCCTCGTGGGCTCCTCTTCGGCTTGACGGCCAGTTGAAACAGAGTGAAGTGTGCACGTAGCATGCTTTGCCCagtactgtcctaaaatggcaatcgggatcCTATATACCCCATAGGATCCTGATCTGCATATTAAATAGCCTATCGCCTGTCGTAGACAGGTGCTCCATCCGCCCAGCGATATGCCCTGGGGAAGACAGGGATAACCACACCGTTAGGGAGAAAAGGCCGGTAAATCATTCCCCACCATTTTCGGGGCACTGCTGTCCCATTTGCACTGGGCGGGAGGCCTCAAAATAGCCCTCTGATGCCTGCCCCCTTTACAGTTAACACACAAAAAAGAGATGGAACTGGCATAAAGCTGGCGTGCATTACTCAACACTGGTGGATGTGGGGCTCTCCAGATACTGATAAGCTTGATTCCTTACAGCAGCCAGTTGCAAAATGACCAGCGCTGTAAGGAAAAAGGCCTTCCTGGAGAGGAAGCAATTTGAGTTTGGTTTCCATGATCTTTGACTGGACCTGCTACCTCTTGACCCAAACTGCAGCCCAGCGCCATGTATTCCTATACCCCAATTAGCCGCAACCCCAGCTGCGATGCTACTATTGCAGCGCCCATCCATTATATACAAATTACCTGATCCCGGAAATTCAGATAGGGTCAGGCATTTAAGTAAATGGTGGGTTAGAAGTTTTGCTCTATTGTTGTTATGGTGGCAGAACGGGATCACAGGTTTTCAGGCCCAGCGGAATAACATTTTGGCAACAGCAGCTTTGCTTATCTAAATACAATTAAGTggcatttttttcaaaaatagtTCGGAAGTTGGCAAAGAAAACGATTTCAATTTGCAATGCCATAATAAGATATTTCTCAATTTTTTTCTACAAAACTTTAAAAGACTTCTAAATTATGTTTTTTTGTTAGGTTGACATTGATATCAAGATACGGGCTTGCAAAGGATCTTGTGAAAAATCATTTGTTTACAACATTGATAGAGAAAGTAATGCACAAATGGAGAAAAATCTTAGATCAGTGATTTCCATCAGAGTGGAGACGATTCAATATGGGAAACCAACACGCACATTCAAAATAAGGCAACTAAAGGAcgctccaacaaacagcaattatAAATCTGTAAATATAAATGACAAATATCCTAGTTTCTGGGAACATACAAATCGGGATATTTATTTCCTAGAAGCAAGTACAAAAGTTCCAAGTAGTAGTGAAACTAGTCATGCCTTTAGCAATGTTAAAGAAGTCAGTGCAGTTCCATTTTCGGGTAGAAAAGAAGTGGCTGTTACAACAGGTGATGAAACCACGCACCTCTTGGAAAGCGATCAGAAAACTGGAGAACGATATTTCACAAAAGGCATTGGCAGTGAATATTCAAGCCAAGGTTTTGAAAGACATTCTATGACCAGTCATGTGAGCACCAAAACGATTGTTTCAAAAGATGGTAAAGTTACTGAAACAGTCACGACGGAGACCAGTGGCTCCCTCCCAGATTCAATTAAATCTGCTTTGAGTAATTTAGATTTACTGTCAACTTCAGGGGTTAAGACTTCTACTCTAACTAAGACAAGTACATCTAGACATGACATACCTGATATTGAAAGGCTTACTGTTGGTAGCAAAATTCACACAAAGACAATTACATCCAGTGGTACTTCAGATCATTTAGCTGAATTTTCAAACTTAGGGGAATACGGTGATGATAGCCTTTTAATTCACAGAGAGTTAAGTGTCAGAACAGATGAGGTTCCAGTTGCTCATGACAGCACAGCGCAACACTGGTCCGGTAGTTCTAAGGGACTCAAAAGTCTCTCTGTTTCGAACATTGACATGCATGTGGCCCATCTGACTGATGATGAAACTGGAGATACTGATCAGAGTGCCCATATGTTTCAAAGAGGCTGAGATGAAAACAACATTACAAAAGGTAGGTTCCATTAAGTGTTCCTTTAAGTATATGTTCAGAATTGCTTATTCTTTTTATGTGCCAAATCAGAGACACAGTACAGCAAATATATGAACAGAAACTACATAATTTCATTGGTCCAGATTAGCTTTGATAGATGAGTGTTGTACTTTCAATTACAACAGAATTAGGTGGTAACCTCAAAAAATAACAGTTCAGGCATTTTTCACACACTTTTAAAGAAGTCTCCAGTAATATCTAAGATTTTAATCTTCAAGTCTGATAAGTTTGATATTTTTCTAGGATCAtcagggaaaggacagtgtgtttcAGCAAAGAGTCACATTTAGACTTCCTAGTTATTATTTTCTTCAAGCACACACTGTGCAATAACAGAAAGCAGAGCTTAAAATACACAATCTAAATTTCAGATATCCTACTCAATGTCAATCCTACATTTTCGTTAAATACTATTGCGATTGACAATCTTTATGGGCCAGATTATAAAAACCACTCATGACAGTAACAGTGCCATCTTCTCGCTTGTATGGGGAAGGTCCTTCTTGACAACAAcagcaccaacttgcatttatataacgcttctAATGTAGGAAAAGGCCCAAGACACTTagcagcataatcagacaaacattgacaccaagccaaagaaggagatattaggagggggtgattaaaagcttggtcactaAGAGTTCTTTAACAAAACCTACAGGTTTGTAAAGTACCTGTTTTCAATATTTGTTGAGAAAAATAAATAATCCAAAAATAGATGGGATGAATAGAATTAATTCGAACTGTTACAGTTTTGATTGCATCCAATACTTCAAAGGAAGGTAGCTGAAAGAAATAGAAAGGAGAGATCCCTGTTTGTCCATTTGGTCTATGATATAATGCTGACCGTATTGGTTTCACTCTTTGTAGAAGAggttaaagaacttgcatttatatagcgcctttcatgacctcaagacatcccaaagagcttcacagtcaatgaagtatttttgaagtgtagtcaccgttgtgatgttgggaaatgcagcagcttatttgcgcacagcaaggtcccacaaacagcaatgagatacatgaccaaataatttgttttattggttgagggataaacgttggctaGAAACCAGGAAAAGCTCCCCTAGtcttctttgaatattgcaatgggatcttttattagCATTTGATAGGTGCAATACGATTTGTATAAAATCTTAATGCATATCTGGTTTATTTTCCAGCAATTCAACGGAGTGGAAAGCTTCTCAATCTGATTCCCAGCCCTTATCATCAATTAATCTAATTTCCATTATTACTTAAAGAAGCCATGCTTACCTAATGCATGCCAATAAAGAGATTTTACAACACAGGAGCTGTTTTTTGTCCTCTTTCTGGTTATTTCTAATATGTTGGAGCCCTAAGTTGCCTACAAAAAGAGCAATTATAAAAAATCAATTTGATCAAGTTTAAACTAAGCTTTAAGTTGTGTGAGCAATATTAAAATTCTGCTAGCTAATAAATCAGCAAAGCACTCAATATCCTTGCAGAGCTGACCATGAATTCATGTTTCTGTGTAGAAGGGCAAATTATATGTAATTTTATGCAGAGGATAAGgtttattaaattaaaaaaacaaagtgaAGGGGTAAAAGCATAGTATAGGACACCATCAAGGTTGACAAACGTAAAAGAGAAAATTAGGTAAATTAGGAAACAGTGATTATGTGGACAGCAGCCTTGAGTTTGAAAACCCTTAAAATTGTGGGAAGAAGGAAAGAATGAGGGAGGCAAGCATTTTCATGCATTTGAGCTCCTGGAAAGGAATTATAAAAAATGCCGATCAAACAGTGGTAAACACCTGATATGTTGAAGTGCATTCCAGCACCCACAGTATGACCGGCCAGTGTGGAGCATGCTGGAAGCCTGCACGTCAAGAGTGCACTCGACTCATTTTGGCTCCAAATCCTATTAAGATTAGGGCTGCTTCCCATAATACAGCTGGAGCAGCTGAGCAGTGCTCCTGTCACTGAAGGGGAGGCTCTATTTAAATATCTTGCTTTCTTTGGTGGCCATGACCTTGTACTAGGGTCACTCTGCCTACCTCCTGCTCGCTCATTGAGTCTCAAAAGACTAATTTTCCTCCAGCACTATGATCCTTTCCATCCTCCAACACACAACAACACCTTATGTTCTGCTTGTCCCTGAAATCTTGTCACCATGGACTTGCGCACTCCCAGCACATATACACTGGAAGCAACATTTCAATATTACATCGAATTGACCTCGCATTAAGGGGTGAGGTCAGCTTGT
The DNA window shown above is from Heptranchias perlo isolate sHepPer1 chromosome 1, sHepPer1.hap1, whole genome shotgun sequence and carries:
- the LOC137344586 gene encoding fibrinogen alpha chain-like — its product is MRTALALSLMVCLTIINLSETSLAPRGPRPVLQREHYRSKQCSENEWPSCTDDEWGPKCPSGCRMQGLIETENQQNDGRVQEVRQLLENYSNMFGNTHVTVTETVKRIRQTLDGMGRFGDTYYQLVDHLNSRLTILQTRINEQIYKIKLLQNTILEQFKEISRLEVDIDIKIRACKGSCEKSFVYNIDRESNAQMEKNLRSVISIRVETIQYGKPTRTFKIRQLKDAPTNSNYKSVNINDKYPSFWEHTNRDIYFLEASTKVPSSSETSHAFSNVKEVSAVPFSGRKEVAVTTGDETTHLLESDQKTGERYFTKGIGSEYSSQGFERHSMTSHVSTKTIVSKDGKVTETVTTETSGSLPDSIKSALSNLDLLSTSGVKTSTLTKTSTSRHDIPDIERLTVGSKIHTKTITSSGTSDHLAEFSNLGEYGDDSLLIHRELSVRTDEVPVAHDSTAQHWSGSSKGLKSLSVSNIDMHVAHLTDDETGDTDQSAHMFQRG